A genomic segment from Streptosporangium roseum DSM 43021 encodes:
- a CDS encoding MFS transporter, which yields MTVQQERVSGPVRRNETALVGFTVATNLADGVAKIVLPLLAVGLTDSPGLVAGVGLALTLPWLLASLHVGVFVDRNDRRRLAAAANLIRLVVALGVLAAVAGDALSLPLLYLAAASIGLAEVVADSAVGALVPAAVPRERLGRVNAWIAGAETVANEFAGPAIGGLLVGFGAALALGSSAAAFALGAVLLALLAGRFRVSAAEERDSGGDRRPGSVRAEMVAGLVFLWRHRLLRTMSLTISALVACWSAWLALLPSYAVRLLDLDPAGYGLLLSSIGLGGLLGAVLVTTVNRLLGVRWALFVDLVGTFVMMIVPAVFPEAWAVGAAAFIGGMGGTLWTVNSRTLAQMIVPDRLLGRYGSAARLLSWGMLPIGAGLAGLLAEIVGLTGAFAIFAVVAALPVVPFLMTVTQSDIEIAQRRSELDHVILG from the coding sequence ATGACAGTTCAGCAGGAGCGGGTGAGCGGACCGGTGCGGCGGAACGAGACGGCGCTCGTCGGCTTCACCGTGGCGACCAACCTCGCCGACGGGGTGGCCAAGATCGTGCTTCCGCTGCTCGCGGTCGGGCTCACCGACTCCCCGGGCCTGGTCGCCGGAGTGGGGCTCGCCCTGACGCTGCCGTGGCTGCTGGCCTCGCTCCACGTCGGGGTGTTCGTCGACCGCAACGACCGCAGGCGGCTGGCGGCCGCGGCCAACCTGATCAGGCTCGTGGTCGCGCTGGGCGTGCTGGCGGCCGTCGCCGGCGACGCCCTGTCGCTGCCGCTGCTCTATCTCGCGGCCGCCTCCATCGGCCTGGCCGAGGTGGTGGCGGACTCCGCGGTCGGCGCCCTGGTCCCGGCGGCAGTGCCGAGGGAGCGGCTCGGCCGGGTCAACGCCTGGATCGCCGGCGCCGAGACCGTCGCCAACGAGTTCGCCGGCCCGGCCATCGGGGGCCTGCTGGTCGGCTTCGGCGCCGCGCTGGCTCTGGGTTCCTCGGCCGCCGCCTTCGCCCTCGGGGCGGTGCTGCTCGCGCTGCTGGCCGGCCGGTTCCGCGTGAGCGCCGCCGAGGAGCGGGACTCCGGGGGGGACCGCCGGCCGGGGAGCGTCCGGGCGGAGATGGTCGCGGGGCTGGTCTTCCTCTGGCGTCACCGCCTGCTCCGCACGATGTCACTGACCATCTCGGCGCTGGTGGCCTGCTGGAGCGCGTGGCTGGCCCTGCTGCCCTCCTACGCCGTCCGGCTGCTCGACCTCGACCCGGCGGGGTACGGCCTGCTGCTCAGCTCGATCGGCCTGGGAGGACTGCTCGGCGCCGTGCTCGTCACCACGGTCAACCGCCTGCTGGGCGTGCGCTGGGCGCTCTTCGTCGATCTGGTCGGCACGTTCGTCATGATGATCGTCCCGGCGGTGTTCCCCGAGGCCTGGGCGGTCGGCGCGGCCGCGTTCATCGGCGGCATGGGCGGCACGCTCTGGACGGTGAACAGCCGGACCCTGGCCCAGATGATCGTCCCGGACCGGCTGCTCGGCCGGTACGGCTCGGCCGCCCGCCTGCTGAGCTGGGGAATGCTCCCGATCGGGGCCGGTCTGGCCGGGCTGCTGGCCGAGATCGTGGGTCTGACCGGGGCTTTCGCGATCTTCGCGGTGGTGGCCGCGCTGCCCGTCGTGCCGTTCCTGATGACCGTCACCCAGAGTGACATCGAGATCGCTCAGCGAAGAAGTGAGCTAGATCACGTAATTCTCGGCTGA
- a CDS encoding sugar porter family MFS transporter, translating into MVGTASSGTSSEHLGHVVFITAAAALGGFLFGYDSAVINGAVTGIQKHFRVGPVEIGVVVAIALLGSAVGAWIAGGIADRWGRTRTMQVAALLFAVSSVGQALPFAIWDLAFWRVLAGVGIGMASVIGPAYIAEVAPPAYRGRLGSFQQLAIVLGIAVSQLVNYAIAQTAGGNVNNVLFGLQAWQWMLGACLVPALLYLLFSTIIPESPRFLIAIGKTEQARQVLREVEGDKVDLDSRVTEIYNLLRSERPPRIRDLRGPALGLLPIVWIGILLSVFQQFVGINVIFYYSSSLWQSVGINQSDSLLISFSTSIINIVGTFIAIALVDRIGRKPLLLIGSAGMAVALATAAWAFSAGVRTGDAVRLPETQGTVALVAAHVFVLFFALSWGVVVWVLLGEMFPNRIRAAALSVAASAQWVANWLITVSFPSLAAWNLSGAYVGYAFFAVLSFVFVLLKVKETKGRRLEEMG; encoded by the coding sequence ATGGTCGGTACCGCCTCTTCGGGCACTTCCAGTGAGCATCTCGGGCATGTCGTCTTCATCACCGCCGCGGCGGCGCTGGGCGGGTTCCTCTTCGGCTACGACAGCGCGGTCATCAACGGCGCCGTCACCGGGATCCAGAAGCACTTCCGCGTCGGCCCGGTCGAGATCGGCGTCGTGGTGGCGATCGCGCTGCTGGGCTCGGCGGTCGGCGCGTGGATCGCCGGAGGCATCGCCGACCGCTGGGGGCGCACCAGGACCATGCAGGTGGCAGCGCTCCTGTTCGCGGTCAGTTCCGTCGGCCAGGCGCTGCCGTTCGCGATCTGGGACCTGGCCTTCTGGCGGGTGCTCGCCGGCGTCGGGATCGGCATGGCCTCGGTGATCGGGCCCGCCTACATCGCCGAGGTCGCGCCACCCGCCTACCGGGGGCGCCTGGGATCCTTCCAGCAGCTCGCGATCGTGCTGGGCATCGCGGTCTCCCAGCTCGTCAACTACGCGATCGCGCAGACGGCAGGGGGCAACGTCAACAACGTGCTGTTCGGGCTGCAGGCCTGGCAGTGGATGCTCGGCGCCTGCCTGGTCCCCGCCCTGCTGTACCTGCTCTTCTCGACGATCATTCCCGAGTCGCCGCGCTTCCTCATCGCGATAGGGAAGACGGAGCAGGCGCGCCAGGTGCTCAGGGAGGTCGAAGGCGACAAGGTCGACCTGGACTCGCGGGTGACGGAGATCTACAACCTGCTGCGCAGCGAGCGCCCGCCGCGGATACGGGACCTGCGCGGCCCGGCGCTGGGACTGCTGCCGATCGTCTGGATCGGCATCCTGCTCTCGGTCTTCCAGCAGTTCGTCGGCATCAACGTCATCTTCTACTACTCCTCGTCGCTGTGGCAGTCGGTCGGCATCAACCAGAGCGACTCGCTGCTGATCAGCTTCTCCACCTCGATCATCAACATCGTCGGCACCTTCATCGCCATCGCTCTGGTCGACCGGATCGGCCGCAAGCCGCTGCTGCTGATCGGTTCCGCGGGCATGGCGGTCGCGCTCGCCACGGCCGCGTGGGCGTTCAGCGCGGGAGTCCGCACCGGCGACGCCGTCCGGCTGCCGGAGACGCAGGGCACCGTCGCCCTGGTCGCCGCACACGTCTTCGTGCTGTTCTTCGCGCTGTCGTGGGGCGTGGTCGTCTGGGTGCTGCTCGGCGAGATGTTCCCCAACAGGATCAGGGCCGCCGCGCTGTCGGTGGCCGCCTCGGCCCAGTGGGTGGCCAACTGGCTGATCACCGTCTCGTTCCCGTCCCTGGCGGCGTGGAACCTGTCCGGGGCCTACGTGGGCTACGCCTTCTTCGCCGTGCTGTCCTTCGTCTTCGTGCTGCTCAAGGTGAAGGAGACCAAGGGACGCAGGCTGGAGGAGATGGGTTAG
- the mug gene encoding G/U mismatch-specific DNA glycosylase has translation MPPDGPRVKAVPPTRAELDAARGRTLKDVLGPSLDVLFCGINPGLYSAATGHHFARPGNRFWPALHRSGFTPRLLDPAEQDLLPSFGLGITNVVERASAQAAELTPEEFREGGARLARLVAGTRPRVLAVAGVTAYRTAFGQPKAAVGPQATVIGDTAVWVLPNPSGLNAHWTLEGIAGEMRRLRESLR, from the coding sequence GTGCCGCCGGACGGGCCGCGCGTCAAGGCCGTGCCGCCGACGAGGGCCGAGCTCGACGCGGCCAGGGGCCGGACGCTCAAGGACGTGCTCGGGCCGTCGCTGGACGTGCTGTTCTGCGGCATCAACCCCGGCCTCTACTCGGCGGCCACCGGTCACCATTTCGCCCGGCCGGGCAACCGGTTCTGGCCCGCGCTGCACCGTTCCGGCTTCACGCCCCGGCTGCTCGACCCGGCGGAGCAGGATCTCCTCCCCTCCTTCGGGCTGGGCATCACCAACGTGGTGGAGCGGGCCAGCGCGCAGGCGGCGGAGCTGACGCCGGAGGAGTTCCGCGAGGGCGGGGCGAGGCTGGCCCGGCTGGTCGCCGGGACCCGGCCCCGGGTGCTGGCCGTGGCGGGGGTGACCGCCTACAGGACGGCGTTCGGGCAGCCGAAGGCGGCCGTCGGGCCGCAGGCGACCGTGATCGGCGACACCGCGGTCTGGGTGCTGCCCAACCCGAGCGGCCTGAACGCCCACTGGACGCTGGAGGGGATCGCGGGGGAGATGCGGCGGCTCCGGGAGTCCCTCCGCTGA
- a CDS encoding DUF1707 SHOCT-like domain-containing protein, whose amino-acid sequence MTTRDDLRIGDAERDAAVTALREHYAQGRLTHEELDERIELTLSARTGRELALTSADLPDLYGPRPEDRDGPALGWDPRDSGRAGPWHGRHGRGPRRGGHHPASWHRPGRRGGPPAAPFLILILVAGVATAGFWTLKFVFFAWLAMAVVGMLHRRRWQHVRAGGGPRH is encoded by the coding sequence ATGACGACCCGGGACGACCTCCGTATCGGAGACGCCGAGCGCGACGCGGCCGTGACGGCCCTGCGCGAGCACTACGCACAGGGCCGCCTGACCCACGAGGAGCTCGACGAGCGCATCGAGCTGACCCTGTCCGCGCGCACCGGCCGCGAGCTGGCGCTGACCTCGGCCGACCTGCCCGACCTGTACGGCCCCCGCCCCGAGGACCGCGACGGCCCCGCGCTCGGATGGGACCCCCGGGACTCCGGCCGGGCCGGGCCGTGGCACGGGCGTCACGGGCGCGGCCCGCGCCGGGGCGGCCACCACCCCGCGTCCTGGCACCGGCCGGGCCGCCGGGGCGGGCCGCCGGCCGCCCCGTTCCTGATCCTGATACTGGTCGCCGGGGTCGCGACCGCCGGGTTCTGGACGCTCAAGTTCGTCTTCTTCGCCTGGCTGGCGATGGCCGTCGTGGGCATGCTCCACCGCAGGCGGTGGCAGCACGTCCGGGCCGGGGGCGGCCCCCGCCACTGA
- a CDS encoding VLRF1 family aeRF1-type release factor has product MRFDRAALREVVAIHDDQGVLSFYVTADPREEAAVRPAWRIRFGNQLAELREQVMADEDRARRMAVLKRLEGLDQDLGLLLNPTESGLGRVLYAPIGSDEVWTFSFQLPVADQIVLESTAYVRPLVNTVEAAPPAGIALVSRDGLRMIDYRYGLAEDADRTYFDVSAEDWRQMRGPAASELARQGAAHRDRFERRVEDNLTRLLRATGPDITEQAERRGWTTVVLIGDVQLTEIVAAELNGDVIQIDAVVDSLPPAKIAEYAEPQLTAARTRRGVELADRVKDAALSGGRGSLGLEETLTALNDSRVAQLLLAESREWSGSRTADGRLCPPGQVPQGETAQSLVQESRMGERMIERTLDIDAEVIVLDQNASEALADFDGVAAVLRW; this is encoded by the coding sequence GTGAGATTCGATCGTGCGGCTCTGCGGGAAGTCGTCGCCATCCACGACGACCAGGGAGTGCTGTCGTTCTACGTGACCGCCGACCCCCGGGAGGAGGCGGCGGTCCGGCCCGCCTGGCGGATCCGTTTCGGCAACCAGCTCGCCGAGCTGCGGGAGCAGGTCATGGCCGACGAGGACCGGGCGCGGCGGATGGCCGTCCTCAAAAGGCTGGAAGGGCTCGACCAGGATCTCGGGCTGCTGCTCAACCCGACCGAGTCCGGGCTGGGGCGGGTGCTGTACGCCCCGATCGGCAGTGACGAGGTGTGGACCTTCTCCTTCCAGCTGCCGGTCGCCGACCAGATCGTGCTGGAGTCGACCGCCTACGTCCGCCCGCTGGTCAACACGGTCGAGGCCGCGCCGCCCGCCGGGATCGCGCTCGTCTCCCGGGACGGACTGCGCATGATCGACTACCGGTACGGCCTGGCCGAGGACGCCGACAGGACGTACTTCGACGTCAGTGCCGAGGACTGGCGGCAGATGCGCGGCCCCGCCGCCTCGGAGCTCGCCCGGCAGGGCGCGGCGCACCGGGACAGGTTCGAGCGCCGGGTCGAGGACAACCTCACCAGGCTGCTGCGCGCCACCGGGCCGGACATCACCGAGCAGGCCGAGCGCCGGGGCTGGACCACGGTCGTGCTGATCGGAGACGTCCAGCTGACCGAGATCGTGGCGGCGGAGCTGAACGGCGACGTCATCCAGATCGACGCCGTGGTGGACTCGCTGCCCCCGGCGAAGATCGCCGAGTACGCGGAACCCCAGCTGACGGCCGCCCGGACCCGGCGCGGCGTCGAGCTGGCGGACCGGGTCAAGGACGCCGCCCTGTCCGGCGGGCGCGGATCCCTCGGCCTGGAGGAGACGCTCACCGCGCTCAACGACAGCCGGGTGGCGCAGCTCCTGCTGGCCGAGTCCCGCGAGTGGAGCGGCAGCCGTACCGCCGACGGGCGGCTCTGCCCGCCCGGCCAGGTGCCGCAGGGGGAGACGGCGCAGTCGCTCGTGCAGGAGTCCAGGATGGGGGAGCGCATGATCGAGCGCACCCTGGACATCGACGCCGAGGTGATCGTCCTGGACCAGAACGCCTCCGAGGCCCTCGCCGACTTCGACGGGGTCGCCGCGGTCCTGCGCTGGTAG
- a CDS encoding polynucleotide kinase-phosphatase, protein MTEIAVPEMSLVVLVGVSGSGKSTFARKHFAPTQVVSSDFCRGLVADDENDQTATPDAFDVLDYIVGTRLRRGLLTVVDATNVQWEARKKLIELAKSHNVLVDAIVMDVPEEVAIERNEARPDRDFGPHVIRRQRKDLRRSMAKISRDGFRRVHVLRGTDEIEAATVVREKAWTDRRELTGPFDIIGDVHGCRAELETLLRTLGWEIEPGGTGATHPEGRTAVFVGDLVDRGPDSPGVLRLVMGMVAAGTALCVSGNHEQKLARALNGRKVRVAHGLQESLDQLAAEPEEFRAAALAFMDGLISHYQLDGGRLVVAHAGLKEAYHGRASGRVRSFALYGDTTGETDEYGLPVRYPWAREYRGRAMVVYGHTPVPETEWINNTICLDTGVVFGGRLTALRYPAKEIVSVPAEKVWYESVKPFAAPGHRDPGVLSIDDVRGAQHIEVRHGGGRIKVREENSAAALEIMSRFAVDPRWLVYLPPTMAPPETSRLDGYLEHPAEAFEEFAAAGITRVVCEEKHMGSRAVAVLARSPQVAAARFGVTDGTAGAVYTRTGRPFFDDTTELVDRLGRACAPLMDELGSDWLALDCELLPWSAKAEGLIRSQYASVGAAARTALPEAVTVLEAAAGRGLDVGDLLDRTRRRLTNAARFRDAYARYCWPVSGLDGVRLAPFQVLACEGRATAVREPHSWHLDVLSRLTDPLIAPTRHVTVDLASQESRDAATAWWSALTAEGGEGMVVKPLEWPGRAGADGRDGATGAAVPEGRVQPGIKVRGREYLRIIYGPDYTESLEVLRHRFLGRKRSLALREHALGLEALSRLAEGEPLWRVHEAVFAVLALESEPVDPRL, encoded by the coding sequence ATGACTGAGATCGCTGTGCCGGAGATGTCGCTGGTCGTGCTCGTCGGAGTGTCGGGGAGCGGCAAGTCGACCTTCGCCCGCAAGCACTTCGCGCCGACCCAGGTGGTCTCCTCGGACTTCTGCCGGGGCCTGGTGGCCGATGACGAGAACGACCAGACCGCCACCCCCGACGCCTTCGACGTGCTCGACTACATCGTCGGCACCCGGCTGCGGCGGGGGCTGCTCACGGTCGTGGACGCCACCAACGTCCAGTGGGAGGCGCGCAAGAAGCTGATCGAGCTCGCCAAGTCCCACAACGTGCTGGTCGACGCGATCGTCATGGACGTGCCGGAGGAGGTGGCGATCGAGCGGAACGAGGCCAGGCCCGACCGGGACTTCGGGCCCCATGTGATCCGGCGGCAGCGCAAGGACCTGCGGCGGTCCATGGCGAAGATCTCCCGGGACGGCTTCCGCCGGGTCCACGTGCTGCGGGGGACCGACGAGATCGAGGCCGCCACGGTCGTCCGGGAGAAGGCGTGGACCGACAGGCGCGAGCTGACCGGGCCGTTCGACATCATCGGCGACGTGCACGGATGCCGCGCCGAGCTGGAGACGCTGCTGCGCACCCTGGGCTGGGAGATCGAACCCGGCGGTACGGGCGCGACCCATCCCGAGGGCAGGACGGCGGTGTTCGTCGGCGACCTGGTGGACCGGGGGCCGGACTCGCCGGGCGTGCTCCGGCTGGTCATGGGTATGGTCGCGGCCGGGACCGCGCTGTGCGTGTCGGGCAACCACGAGCAGAAGCTGGCCCGCGCGCTCAACGGCCGCAAGGTCAGGGTCGCCCACGGGCTGCAGGAGTCGCTGGACCAGCTCGCCGCCGAGCCCGAGGAGTTCCGGGCGGCCGCCCTGGCCTTCATGGACGGGCTGATCAGCCACTACCAGCTCGACGGCGGCAGGCTCGTCGTCGCGCACGCCGGCCTCAAGGAGGCCTACCACGGCCGCGCCTCGGGTCGGGTGCGCTCCTTCGCGCTGTACGGCGACACCACCGGTGAGACCGACGAGTACGGCCTGCCGGTGCGCTACCCCTGGGCGCGGGAGTACCGGGGCCGGGCCATGGTCGTCTACGGTCACACCCCCGTCCCCGAGACTGAGTGGATCAACAACACGATCTGCCTGGACACCGGGGTCGTGTTCGGCGGAAGGCTGACCGCGCTGCGCTACCCGGCCAAGGAGATCGTCTCGGTGCCCGCCGAGAAGGTCTGGTACGAGTCGGTCAAGCCGTTCGCGGCCCCGGGCCACCGCGACCCCGGCGTGCTCTCCATCGACGACGTCCGGGGCGCCCAGCACATCGAGGTGCGCCACGGCGGCGGCCGTATCAAGGTCCGGGAGGAGAACTCCGCCGCGGCGCTGGAGATCATGAGCCGGTTCGCGGTCGATCCGCGCTGGCTGGTCTACCTTCCCCCGACGATGGCGCCGCCGGAGACCTCCAGGCTCGACGGCTACCTGGAGCATCCGGCCGAGGCGTTCGAGGAGTTCGCGGCCGCGGGGATCACCCGGGTGGTGTGCGAGGAGAAGCACATGGGCTCGCGGGCGGTGGCCGTACTGGCCAGGAGCCCGCAGGTGGCGGCGGCGCGGTTCGGGGTCACCGACGGTACCGCCGGAGCGGTCTACACCCGGACGGGCAGGCCGTTCTTCGACGACACCACCGAGCTGGTGGACCGGCTCGGACGGGCCTGCGCACCCCTCATGGACGAGCTGGGGTCGGACTGGCTCGCCCTCGACTGCGAGCTGCTGCCCTGGTCGGCCAAGGCGGAGGGTCTGATCCGCAGCCAGTACGCGTCGGTCGGGGCCGCGGCCCGCACCGCGCTGCCGGAGGCGGTCACCGTGCTGGAGGCGGCGGCGGGACGCGGGCTGGATGTGGGCGATCTGCTGGACCGCACCCGCCGCCGCCTGACCAACGCTGCCCGATTCCGGGACGCGTACGCGCGTTACTGCTGGCCGGTCTCCGGTCTGGACGGCGTACGGCTGGCGCCGTTCCAGGTCCTCGCCTGCGAGGGCCGGGCGACCGCCGTGCGGGAGCCGCACTCCTGGCACCTGGACGTGCTCTCCCGGCTCACCGACCCGCTGATCGCGCCCACCCGGCACGTGACCGTCGACCTGGCCTCGCAGGAGTCCAGGGACGCCGCGACCGCCTGGTGGTCGGCGCTGACCGCCGAGGGCGGGGAGGGCATGGTGGTCAAGCCGCTGGAGTGGCCGGGCCGTGCGGGAGCGGACGGGCGGGACGGCGCGACGGGCGCGGCCGTGCCCGAGGGCCGGGTGCAGCCGGGGATCAAGGTGCGCGGGCGGGAGTACCTGCGGATCATCTACGGCCCCGACTACACCGAGAGCCTGGAGGTCCTGCGCCACCGTTTCCTGGGCCGCAAGCGCTCCCTCGCCCTGCGCGAGCACGCCCTCGGGCTGGAGGCGCTGTCCAGGCTGGCCGAGGGTGAGCCGTTGTGGCGGGTGCACGAGGCGGTCTTCGCCGTTCTTGCACTGGAATCCGAGCCGGTGGACCCGCGTCTGTGA
- a CDS encoding PadR family transcriptional regulator, with protein sequence MTSAQTMGGDWGRAVPHELRREMKRAAREAWRTMAAGWQQGESHHGGPGPHGWAPHEHRHRGHRGGPFGGGAFPWDFGRGGPGRGGPFGGRPPFGRGRKAKRGDVRAAILALLTEEPHNGYQIIQEIERRSEGGWKPSPGAVYPALQQLTDEGLVLSEENDGRKSFRLTEAGRAYVTEHADEVRAPWEEMTPDVDDSTWEMMNLARQSGFAMLQILQTGSDAQIRQAKQILTETRRKLYQILADGDSGEE encoded by the coding sequence ATGACTTCCGCACAGACGATGGGCGGCGACTGGGGCAGGGCCGTCCCGCACGAGCTCCGGCGCGAGATGAAGCGCGCCGCCAGGGAGGCCTGGCGGACCATGGCCGCCGGCTGGCAGCAGGGCGAGTCCCACCACGGCGGGCCAGGCCCGCACGGCTGGGCCCCCCACGAGCACCGGCACCGTGGGCACCGCGGCGGCCCGTTCGGCGGCGGCGCCTTCCCGTGGGACTTCGGCAGGGGCGGCCCGGGACGCGGCGGCCCGTTCGGCGGGCGTCCGCCGTTCGGCCGGGGGCGCAAGGCGAAGCGGGGTGACGTCCGCGCGGCGATCCTCGCGCTGCTCACCGAGGAGCCGCACAACGGCTACCAGATCATCCAGGAGATCGAGCGGCGCAGCGAGGGCGGCTGGAAGCCCAGCCCCGGCGCGGTCTACCCGGCGCTGCAGCAGCTCACCGACGAGGGCCTGGTCCTGTCGGAGGAGAACGACGGCCGCAAGTCCTTCCGCCTCACCGAGGCGGGCCGGGCCTACGTGACCGAGCACGCCGACGAGGTGCGCGCCCCATGGGAGGAGATGACGCCCGACGTCGACGACAGCACCTGGGAGATGATGAACCTGGCCCGCCAGTCGGGGTTCGCCATGCTCCAGATCCTGCAGACCGGCAGCGACGCGCAGATCCGCCAGGCCAAGCAGATCCTGACCGAGACGCGTCGCAAGCTGTACCAGATCCTGGCCGACGGCGACTCCGGCGAGGAGTGA
- a CDS encoding ricin-type beta-trefoil lectin domain protein: MPLRLPGLVMAALVAVTGAVLAAPTAHAVQNDVRPLPAALESVRRAEAVKLYGDEAIRPMDQRKTGLVSLGDSEISGEGAFDRSLYEQGTDGPDNWCHRSKKAAIHVTGIPADATFNLACSGGQTNDITIGGTHQYNELNQGDNLAIKARNTRIKMITVVVGANDAGGPEFGPTMTGCVENRVLFKGNCWPKHSPSWAGRIDFIVPRVEKALRDIQQIMTEAGYTAADYQLVAMSYPGPASPDVEDNPNFPGWYNGGCLGYLSDLAFARNKAVPIFEQGIRRAASLAGARYLDASRLFHGREVCMDGPWVTGLHAVNGDLFNPRATQQSFHPNSAGHAAFGACLGRFYAADTTQATCMLPAGTLTPALYPGLPEFRQLRNGATGDCLDVDGNSSRNGRKLLGWACEGTRNQAFWYDPTRRSLHTELSHDRCADIDGGRLTAGTAIQVWDCNGSAAQRWTHDGARLHAADAPALCATLTGGAPGARLTLAACDSGDSRQVFTWEAKKALTYTELRSGGKCLDVPGNSPASGANLVLYTCDGNADQFWAHNPVSGQLHNLADPGFCVDLEGGTVAAGQPIQVANCSSAVGQYSASMRWNLTGGTFLSRKDTGWAIAPSGTSDGSAVVLQRAAGQRWSAGAGRAPDPWKFLTADVY, translated from the coding sequence CGTCAGACCGCTCCCCGCGGCGCTGGAGAGCGTCCGCAGGGCCGAGGCCGTCAAGCTCTACGGCGACGAGGCCATCCGGCCCATGGATCAGCGCAAGACCGGACTCGTCTCGCTGGGCGACAGCGAGATCTCCGGTGAGGGCGCCTTCGACCGTTCTCTCTATGAACAGGGAACGGACGGACCCGACAACTGGTGCCACCGATCGAAGAAGGCCGCGATCCACGTCACCGGGATCCCTGCCGACGCGACCTTCAACCTCGCCTGCTCCGGCGGGCAGACCAACGACATCACCATCGGCGGGACCCACCAGTACAACGAGCTCAACCAGGGCGACAACCTGGCGATCAAGGCCCGCAACACGCGCATCAAGATGATCACGGTGGTGGTCGGGGCCAACGACGCCGGAGGCCCGGAGTTCGGGCCGACCATGACCGGGTGCGTGGAGAACCGGGTCCTGTTCAAGGGGAACTGCTGGCCCAAGCACTCGCCGAGCTGGGCGGGCCGGATCGACTTCATCGTGCCCCGGGTGGAGAAGGCCCTGCGCGACATCCAGCAGATCATGACGGAGGCGGGCTACACCGCGGCGGACTACCAGCTCGTCGCCATGAGCTATCCCGGCCCCGCCAGCCCGGACGTGGAGGACAACCCGAACTTCCCCGGCTGGTACAACGGCGGCTGCCTCGGCTACCTCTCCGACCTGGCCTTCGCCCGCAACAAGGCGGTGCCGATCTTCGAGCAGGGCATCCGCAGGGCGGCGAGCCTGGCCGGCGCGCGCTACCTGGACGCCAGCAGGCTCTTCCACGGCCGCGAGGTCTGCATGGACGGCCCCTGGGTGACCGGGCTGCACGCGGTGAACGGCGACCTGTTCAACCCCCGGGCGACCCAGCAGTCCTTCCACCCCAACTCCGCCGGGCACGCCGCCTTCGGCGCCTGCCTGGGGCGCTTCTACGCGGCCGACACCACCCAGGCCACCTGCATGCTCCCCGCCGGCACCCTCACCCCGGCGCTCTACCCCGGCCTGCCCGAGTTCAGGCAGCTCAGGAACGGCGCGACCGGCGACTGCCTGGACGTGGACGGCAACTCCAGCCGCAACGGCCGCAAGCTGCTCGGCTGGGCCTGCGAGGGCACGCGCAACCAGGCCTTCTGGTACGACCCGACGCGCAGGTCCCTGCACACCGAGCTCTCCCACGACCGCTGCGCGGACATCGACGGCGGCCGGCTCACCGCGGGCACCGCGATCCAGGTGTGGGACTGCAACGGCAGTGCCGCCCAGCGCTGGACCCATGACGGCGCGCGCCTGCACGCCGCCGACGCCCCCGCGCTGTGCGCCACGCTCACCGGCGGCGCCCCGGGCGCCAGGCTGACGCTGGCCGCCTGCGACTCCGGCGACTCCCGGCAGGTCTTCACCTGGGAGGCCAAGAAGGCGCTGACCTACACCGAGCTCAGGTCCGGCGGCAAGTGCCTGGACGTGCCCGGCAACTCCCCGGCGAGCGGGGCGAACCTGGTGCTCTACACGTGCGACGGCAACGCCGACCAGTTCTGGGCGCACAACCCGGTCTCCGGGCAGCTGCACAACCTGGCCGACCCCGGCTTCTGCGTGGACCTGGAGGGAGGCACGGTCGCGGCCGGCCAGCCGATCCAGGTGGCGAACTGCTCCTCGGCGGTCGGGCAGTATTCGGCGTCGATGCGGTGGAACCTGACCGGCGGGACGTTCCTGTCGCGCAAGGACACCGGATGGGCGATCGCCCCGTCCGGGACCTCGGACGGCTCGGCGGTCGTGCTCCAGCGGGCCGCGGGGCAGCGGTGGAGCGCCGGCGCGGGCCGCGCGCCCGACCCGTGGAAGTTCTTGACGGCGGACGTCTACTGA